From the Desulfuromonadaceae bacterium genome, one window contains:
- the corA gene encoding magnesium/cobalt transporter CorA — MVGHHVKQVGLPPGSLIHIGEVKTARPTLSIIDFSPAHHAHRTDVTLAECLAVKESPWVSWINLYGIHDVELLRALGEGFGIHPLALEDILDTAHRPKIETFDDYTLIILKMLSFNDEQGEIETEQFSFIFGENYVLSFQERPGDVFNAVRERLQKKSGRIRSRGSDYLVYALIDSLVDHYFHILEKIGDHLDILEQRLIEETDCDSLNRIHFFKKELLLLRKAIWPLRDVTIEMLKDESDRIHPDTHIFLRDLHDHVIKAIDSVELFRDTTSSLLDLYMSISGNRMNEVMKVLTIMASIFIPLTFIAGVYGMNFELMPELKWRWGYPAALILMASSAVGLLIFFKRKRWL, encoded by the coding sequence ATGGTGGGACACCACGTAAAACAGGTCGGGCTGCCACCCGGCAGTCTGATCCATATCGGCGAGGTCAAAACTGCTCGCCCGACGCTGTCGATTATCGACTTCAGCCCTGCCCACCACGCGCACCGCACCGATGTTACCCTTGCCGAGTGTCTTGCCGTGAAAGAAAGTCCCTGGGTCAGCTGGATCAATCTCTACGGCATCCATGACGTAGAACTGCTCCGCGCCCTCGGCGAAGGTTTCGGGATTCACCCGCTGGCCCTCGAAGACATCCTCGACACCGCCCATCGTCCGAAAATCGAGACCTTTGATGACTACACACTGATAATCCTCAAGATGCTGTCATTTAATGACGAACAGGGCGAAATCGAGACCGAGCAATTCAGTTTCATCTTCGGTGAGAACTATGTCCTCTCCTTTCAGGAACGCCCCGGCGATGTGTTCAACGCGGTGCGCGAACGGCTGCAGAAAAAGAGTGGCCGGATCCGTTCCCGGGGGAGTGACTACCTGGTTTACGCCCTGATCGATTCGCTGGTTGACCATTATTTCCACATTCTCGAAAAAATCGGCGATCACCTTGACATTCTGGAACAGCGACTGATTGAAGAGACCGATTGCGACAGTCTCAACCGCATCCATTTTTTCAAAAAAGAGCTCCTCCTGCTGCGCAAGGCGATCTGGCCGTTGCGTGACGTCACCATCGAAATGCTCAAGGATGAAAGTGACCGGATTCACCCGGACACCCATATTTTTCTGCGCGATCTCCACGACCACGTCATCAAGGCGATCGATTCGGTCGAGCTGTTTCGCGACACGACCTCCAGCCTGCTTGATCTCTATATGTCGATCAGTGGTAACCGGATGAACGAGGTAATGAAGGTGCTGACGATCATGGCCTCGATCTTCATTCCGCTGACTTTTATCGCCGGGGTCTACGGCATGAATTTCGAACTGATGCCGGAGCTTAAATGGCGCTGGGGCTACCCTGCGGCATTGATCCTGATGGCCAGCAGCGCGGTGGGGCTGCTGATCTTTTTTAAACGCAAAAGGTGGCTGTAA
- a CDS encoding succinylglutamate desuccinylase/aspartoacylase family protein produces the protein MLYEAGEAFHFDELSIRTGLRGIIAVMRAIDMLPRGSREEQRTTVFRADTSKWVRAPISGMVTTIIPVGKSVKKGDFLGLISDPFGENEQPIYGPLRG, from the coding sequence CTGCTTTATGAAGCAGGGGAAGCCTTCCATTTTGATGAGCTGTCGATCCGTACCGGACTGCGCGGGATTATTGCGGTGATGCGCGCAATCGACATGTTGCCGCGCGGCAGCAGAGAAGAACAACGCACGACGGTATTTCGGGCTGACACCTCAAAATGGGTTCGGGCGCCGATCAGCGGGATGGTCACAACAATCATTCCGGTCGGCAAATCGGTCAAAAAGGGGGATTTTCTTGGACTTATTTCCGATCCGTTCGGTGAAAATGAACAGCCGATCTATGGCCCTTTGCGGGGCTGA
- a CDS encoding HEAT repeat domain-containing protein — MGIQKQHLLEDALKGLDRMVKSGRFYPEGHPALAAATEEAMIAFRALVADEDAFVFTVRREVILLDDKPLVTENPAVKKMAALLFSRRINRLLIQADVKVEDILTLVRCLALDPATIQARGGIQEVLYRERVTTLWTNEIDMEEILAKREELAQAETTGSISGEPAIADASPPADAGGGVEGGHTLDNNTDQGKEAEAGATAAAQPQPVNKNYLCELLQALRGAQDDEHYCALLREIPAAVRDSLTAEYRTEIFQTLALVCRVVGENTLSEERHKVAQSVLGDLCANDLFDYLLDTVCDKSLSEELQLYAQKITIFLKARIGPRVMHRLVDAEDASARRILTALLSRFGKNALPIAHEYLHDERWYVVRNATIVLAELRLQDAVPDLAALLTYDDVRVRREAVRALTRIGGDQAVAILIESLSGGDADLIRQAMLSLGAMRSTAAIPAILRLLEDDTSMLKNFELSRDAIRALGEIGAETAVPRLSEIIAMKRFWKRGQLDELRATAAHSLGDIMGDAARQALESATTDRTQSVAQAAHHALKLLNKRIPTDD; from the coding sequence ATGGGAATACAGAAACAACATCTTCTCGAAGACGCGCTAAAGGGACTTGACCGGATGGTCAAGTCCGGACGCTTCTATCCCGAGGGACATCCGGCTCTTGCTGCTGCAACGGAAGAGGCCATGATTGCTTTTCGGGCGCTGGTCGCGGATGAGGATGCTTTTGTCTTCACCGTCCGTCGTGAAGTCATTCTGCTCGACGACAAGCCGCTGGTGACGGAAAACCCGGCCGTTAAAAAAATGGCCGCACTGCTCTTCTCGCGGCGGATTAATCGCCTGCTGATCCAGGCTGATGTCAAGGTGGAGGATATCCTCACGCTGGTGCGCTGTCTTGCGCTTGATCCGGCAACCATTCAGGCTCGGGGGGGCATTCAGGAAGTGTTGTATCGCGAACGGGTGACGACGCTCTGGACCAATGAAATTGATATGGAGGAAATCCTCGCAAAGCGTGAGGAATTGGCGCAGGCTGAAACCACCGGGAGCATTTCGGGCGAGCCAGCGATTGCCGACGCGTCGCCACCCGCAGATGCAGGTGGAGGTGTGGAGGGGGGTCATACGCTCGACAACAACACCGACCAAGGCAAGGAAGCAGAAGCGGGTGCGACCGCAGCAGCCCAGCCACAACCGGTTAACAAGAACTATCTGTGCGAGCTTCTTCAGGCGCTGCGTGGTGCGCAGGATGATGAGCACTATTGTGCCTTGTTGCGTGAAATTCCGGCAGCCGTTCGTGACAGCCTGACCGCCGAATATCGCACTGAGATCTTCCAGACGCTGGCGCTGGTCTGCCGGGTGGTGGGAGAAAACACCTTATCGGAAGAACGTCACAAAGTCGCGCAAAGTGTGCTTGGCGACCTTTGTGCCAACGATTTATTTGATTATCTGCTCGATACTGTCTGCGACAAGAGTCTGTCTGAGGAGCTTCAGCTGTATGCCCAGAAAATCACAATTTTTCTTAAAGCGCGTATCGGTCCTCGGGTTATGCATCGGCTGGTCGACGCGGAAGATGCTTCCGCACGCCGGATACTGACCGCACTTCTTTCTCGCTTCGGAAAAAATGCATTACCTATCGCGCACGAATATCTGCACGACGAGCGTTGGTATGTGGTGCGCAACGCAACAATTGTGCTGGCAGAGTTGCGGCTTCAGGACGCGGTTCCAGATCTTGCCGCGCTCTTGACCTACGATGATGTTCGGGTGCGTCGTGAGGCGGTGCGTGCGCTGACCCGCATCGGTGGTGATCAGGCCGTAGCAATTCTGATTGAATCGTTGTCCGGTGGGGACGCTGATCTCATTCGTCAAGCGATGCTGTCGCTTGGCGCAATGCGCAGTACTGCAGCCATCCCCGCTATTCTGCGGCTGCTTGAAGACGACACGAGCATGCTGAAAAATTTTGAACTGAGCAGGGATGCCATTCGGGCGCTGGGTGAAATCGGTGCCGAGACAGCGGTCCCCCGATTAAGCGAGATCATCGCCATGAAAAGGTTCTGGAAGCGTGGACAACTTGACGAATTGCGCGCGACGGCGGCACACAGCCTTGGCGACATCATGGGTGATGCGGCGCGTCAGGCACTCGAATCGGCGACCACAGACCGCACCCAGAGTGTCGCTCAGGCGGCCCATCATGCCCTGAAATTACTGAACAAGAGAATACCGACTGATGACTGA
- a CDS encoding HD domain-containing protein, with the protein MTESYLKIIQSFVASLKGLRLYPAQHPAVQRQLGALLEGLEGLFFARPVLRIGNVDGSLFCEDHLFVDPSAVTEEMGHLLSERKIERIEFSRGVDIEELRQFTQIFVQQRADSDVAAPVLTHIRVISTETTTVAKKESPREVYGRALQVMDNIFQDVRLGAIPSTVEIIGVVESMAKLTIEDPSALFALSMLKDYDNYTFTHSVNVGVLALAVGRACRVSEEELRLLGIGGLLHDLGKLKIDIGIITKPGKLTDLEFGKIMEHPAEGAAIVQAMDQVPAQVIDIVLGHHLRYDRQGYPPAARDRKMSRLVDMTAIADTYDALTTLRSYQRPLTQREAVKRLRELKSTAFHPEYTEMFTTSLGRFPVGTLVRLDDNTIGLVIKVGEKDPNSVNLKLLIDAHGVKYTDNRLLNLAGAESRRVAGEVEPFIVGIDVSEHL; encoded by the coding sequence ATGACTGAAAGCTACCTCAAGATTATTCAAAGTTTTGTCGCCAGCTTAAAAGGATTGCGCCTCTATCCCGCCCAACATCCAGCGGTGCAGCGCCAACTTGGAGCGTTGCTGGAGGGGCTGGAGGGGTTGTTCTTTGCACGTCCCGTGTTGCGAATCGGCAATGTTGACGGCTCTCTTTTTTGCGAAGATCACCTGTTTGTCGATCCTTCTGCGGTGACTGAAGAGATGGGTCATCTGTTAAGCGAACGAAAAATCGAAAGAATTGAATTTTCGCGTGGCGTCGACATTGAGGAGCTGCGGCAGTTTACACAAATATTTGTGCAGCAGCGTGCGGATAGCGATGTTGCTGCCCCGGTGCTGACCCACATTCGGGTGATCAGTACCGAAACAACCACTGTTGCCAAGAAGGAAAGTCCGCGCGAAGTCTACGGACGGGCGTTGCAGGTAATGGACAATATCTTCCAGGATGTGCGTCTCGGCGCGATCCCCTCGACCGTCGAGATCATCGGCGTGGTCGAGAGTATGGCCAAGTTGACCATTGAAGACCCCTCCGCGCTCTTTGCCCTGTCGATGCTCAAGGATTATGACAACTACACCTTTACCCATTCGGTCAATGTCGGCGTTCTGGCCCTGGCGGTCGGTCGAGCCTGCCGTGTTTCAGAAGAGGAACTGCGCTTGCTCGGTATAGGCGGGTTGTTGCACGATCTGGGCAAGTTGAAAATTGATATCGGCATCATTACCAAACCGGGAAAACTGACCGATCTGGAGTTCGGAAAAATCATGGAGCACCCCGCTGAAGGGGCGGCCATTGTTCAGGCCATGGACCAGGTTCCTGCGCAGGTAATCGATATTGTCCTGGGTCATCATTTGCGCTACGACCGCCAGGGGTATCCGCCTGCTGCGCGTGACCGGAAGATGTCACGGCTGGTCGATATGACGGCCATTGCCGATACCTATGATGCATTAACGACATTGCGCTCCTACCAGCGACCGCTGACACAACGTGAAGCCGTAAAGCGCTTGCGTGAACTCAAATCGACCGCTTTTCACCCCGAATATACCGAGATGTTCACCACATCCCTGGGCCGTTTCCCGGTTGGGACACTGGTGCGCCTTGATGATAATACGATCGGGCTGGTCATAAAAGTCGGTGAAAAGGACCCGAACTCGGTCAATTTAAAGCTGCTGATCGATGCGCACGGGGTGAAATATACCGATAACCGGCTGCTGAATCTTGCCGGTGCCGAGAGTCGCCGGGTTGCTGGTGAAGTTGAACCCTTTATCGTCGGCATCGACGTTAGCGAACACCTCTGA
- a CDS encoding translocation/assembly module TamB domain-containing protein produces MSRRTGYRIVAVLVLLLSITVAAGYWLLGTPQGGRWLLGAVARSAAAELTITTVEGRLWDRLRLTGLTLRQAEQSLRLDELTLRWKLRELLSAHLEVTELTVTKGTIDWFRTPVKTDPTPQDAAFYWPQLSDWSRRIAVDVEALEVHQLHLILPATELVVERFAVAAHWREAILTLTDLDLVTRAGHLHADLSASFVQPLLQLNGYAELNAAVAEIDRVDFALTSTPQPQSTVQSGTFQITATHGETPLASAAATLTLTPAQLRLQPLRIERAGRAGALTGQLLLDLPLPSRFALALNTSDLDLAEELGLTTDLHGQLKLQGNLEQASGQLSFVNRADDWRAFDLATAVTVRRSGATFSLLRCAWLGGQLSGAVEADWQQQPRLLATLAGRNLDPSLAWASLTGTLNFDSIATIELTPDGRPDIQLDAGLLDSIVWNHPLTGQIDAHLSGDELTVTALELEGQGLNLSAHGEPARRIDFDATVVDLARFSTGETTLSGSAAAAGWLRYATPGISSEFSVTTTGMSFADLDLSAATLDAQLAAEGTLAATLTASDGRYGNLHFDTLRLDLGGQREQHTLHLNLAGNKVHGDVTVTGSYDTSMWSGTLDRINLTGTDFGTWQLAAQAPLTVSRAEVTLLPLRLTSNGERTIEIEGVLRNNELMHGEARWNQLDLALNQLWLEEPRLTGTSSGELRVDQGAAGHLAFTARQQAHGTLRWDDLSVAVTDLTLTASGDDSGFRLASELLLADGGRLHGRLGSTAPLRSLRPQEGTVDCNWEGLDLELVRSFIPPPFRLDGTLRGEVAGRWFAGERLNLSGSAAIDGGHLHWQDGGKEVSFALATAGLDWRWYDAALAGKLKLALTGYGTANGSFHLPLAARLPPVFGPDAPFTAQLTAALGEQGLLAALFPELVNATRGELTVELNAVGSWREPQLAGELTLAHAAGYLPAVGIELTDIFGAARLDPAGNGTLRVQMHSGAGQIEQQVNFQVAAGRIAAFEGTLKGDNFRIVHLPEIEVICTPDLRFQGQQDKIELRGEVLVPELRVEGRDKRELVRPSRDVRLVGESTTPPRSVTKSPWEVDGRVKIVLGDHVLVKAGGVDARLSGAVEVAATSANDLRGWGRINVAQGQYSGYGVSLNIERGTILFAGGPIDLPTLDILALRTIGTVKSGVLISGTPRRPVIKLYAEPTMSETDILSYVVLGRPMDSGSAQIDPLMTAAGLLLSQGESAMVQDRLKRMFGIDVIAVSAGNGENSMVTLGKYLTPDLYLSFGKALFGETNLVQMRYRFFKHWDLESSFSDESGADIHYQIEFD; encoded by the coding sequence GTGAGCCGCCGCACCGGTTACCGCATCGTCGCCGTCCTGGTGCTGCTGCTCAGCATCACGGTGGCCGCCGGATACTGGCTCCTCGGTACGCCGCAGGGGGGGCGCTGGCTGCTCGGAGCCGTTGCCCGCAGTGCGGCAGCGGAGTTGACAATTACCACCGTCGAGGGACGGCTGTGGGATCGGTTGAGACTGACGGGACTGACGCTGCGCCAGGCCGAGCAGTCGCTGCGACTTGACGAACTGACCCTGCGCTGGAAGCTGCGGGAGCTGCTGAGCGCCCACCTTGAGGTGACGGAACTGACTGTCACCAAAGGGACAATCGACTGGTTCCGCACCCCGGTGAAGACCGACCCGACGCCGCAAGACGCCGCCTTTTACTGGCCGCAACTGTCGGACTGGAGCCGTCGCATTGCCGTTGACGTCGAGGCTCTGGAAGTGCACCAGCTGCACCTTATCCTCCCCGCCACGGAACTGGTTGTGGAGCGCTTCGCTGTCGCCGCCCACTGGCGGGAGGCAATCCTGACTCTGACTGACCTCGATTTGGTTACCCGCGCTGGACATTTGCACGCCGACCTCAGCGCCTCCTTTGTTCAGCCGTTGCTCCAGCTGAACGGCTATGCCGAACTGAACGCGGCGGTGGCCGAAATCGACCGCGTCGACTTCGCGTTAACGTCGACCCCGCAGCCACAATCCACAGTGCAGAGCGGCACGTTTCAGATCACCGCAACGCACGGTGAAACGCCGCTGGCCAGTGCTGCGGCCACCTTGACCCTCACCCCCGCGCAGCTGCGTTTGCAGCCATTGCGCATCGAGCGGGCGGGGCGGGCGGGGGCGCTGACGGGGCAGCTGCTGCTGGATCTGCCGCTGCCGTCGCGCTTCGCGCTGGCGCTCAACACCAGCGACCTTGATCTGGCCGAAGAACTCGGTCTGACCACCGACCTGCACGGCCAGCTCAAGCTCCAGGGGAATCTGGAACAGGCTTCCGGACAACTGTCGTTCGTCAACCGCGCTGACGACTGGCGGGCATTTGACCTCGCCACTGCCGTGACGGTGCGGCGCAGCGGCGCGACGTTTTCACTGCTGCGCTGCGCGTGGCTCGGCGGTCAGCTCAGTGGCGCGGTCGAGGCCGACTGGCAGCAGCAGCCAAGGCTCCTTGCTACCCTCGCTGGCCGCAACCTCGATCCCTCGCTGGCGTGGGCGAGTTTGACCGGAACGCTGAATTTTGATTCGATAGCCACCATCGAACTGACCCCGGACGGTCGACCCGACATTCAGCTGGATGCCGGGCTGCTCGACTCGATCGTGTGGAATCATCCGCTGACCGGCCAGATCGATGCCCACCTGAGCGGCGACGAACTGACGGTGACGGCGCTGGAACTGGAGGGGCAGGGACTGAACTTGAGCGCTCACGGTGAGCCCGCCCGACGTATCGACTTTGACGCCACCGTCGTCGATCTTGCCCGCTTTTCGACCGGGGAGACGACTTTGTCTGGCAGTGCCGCTGCTGCGGGCTGGCTGCGCTACGCGACACCGGGAATCAGTAGCGAGTTCAGCGTGACAACCACCGGAATGTCGTTCGCCGACCTCGACCTGAGCGCCGCCACCCTTGATGCGCAGCTCGCCGCCGAGGGGACGCTGGCCGCCACGCTGACCGCCAGCGACGGTCGCTATGGCAATCTCCACTTCGATACCCTGCGTCTCGATCTTGGCGGACAGCGGGAGCAGCACACCCTGCACCTCAACCTTGCCGGGAACAAGGTTCACGGCGACGTTACGGTAACCGGGAGTTATGACACATCGATGTGGAGCGGCACGCTCGACCGGATCAACCTGACCGGGACCGACTTCGGCACCTGGCAACTTGCCGCTCAGGCCCCCCTTACCGTCAGCCGTGCGGAGGTCACCCTTCTCCCGCTGCGTCTGACCAGCAACGGGGAACGCACGATCGAGATCGAAGGCGTGCTGCGTAATAACGAACTGATGCACGGCGAGGCGCGCTGGAACCAGCTGGATCTGGCGCTGAACCAGCTCTGGCTGGAGGAACCGCGCCTTACCGGAACCAGCAGCGGGGAGTTGCGCGTTGACCAGGGGGCGGCGGGACATCTTGCTTTCACCGCCCGGCAGCAGGCCCACGGCACTCTTCGTTGGGACGACTTGAGTGTGGCTGTCACCGACCTGACCCTGACTGCCAGCGGCGACGACAGCGGCTTTAGACTCGCCAGTGAGCTGCTGCTGGCCGATGGCGGACGCCTGCACGGCCGGCTCGGTTCCACCGCGCCGCTACGCTCGCTCCGGCCGCAGGAAGGAACGGTTGACTGTAACTGGGAAGGGCTCGACCTGGAACTGGTGCGCTCCTTCATTCCGCCGCCGTTCCGCCTCGACGGCACCCTCCGCGGCGAGGTTGCCGGGCGCTGGTTCGCCGGTGAGCGCCTCAACCTGAGCGGTTCTGCGGCGATTGATGGCGGCCACCTGCACTGGCAGGACGGAGGAAAGGAGGTCAGTTTTGCCCTCGCCACCGCCGGACTGGACTGGCGCTGGTACGATGCAGCGCTGGCCGGCAAACTGAAGCTGGCGTTGACCGGGTACGGAACGGCCAATGGCTCGTTTCACCTGCCGCTGGCGGCCCGCTTGCCGCCAGTCTTTGGCCCCGACGCTCCGTTCACCGCGCAGCTGACCGCCGCACTTGGCGAGCAGGGGTTGCTGGCGGCGCTCTTCCCCGAGCTGGTCAACGCAACCCGTGGTGAGCTGACGGTTGAGTTGAACGCAGTCGGCAGCTGGCGCGAACCGCAACTTGCCGGGGAGTTGACGCTGGCGCACGCGGCCGGGTATCTCCCCGCCGTCGGTATCGAGCTGACCGATATCTTTGGCGCGGCGCGGCTGGACCCCGCCGGCAACGGCACCCTGCGTGTGCAGATGCATTCCGGTGCCGGACAGATCGAGCAGCAGGTTAACTTTCAGGTCGCCGCCGGTCGGATCGCTGCTTTTGAGGGCACCCTCAAGGGTGATAACTTCCGCATCGTCCACCTGCCAGAAATTGAAGTCATCTGCACCCCCGACCTGCGCTTTCAGGGACAACAGGACAAGATCGAGCTGCGCGGCGAAGTGCTGGTTCCCGAGCTGCGTGTTGAAGGGCGAGATAAACGGGAATTGGTCCGCCCGAGTCGCGATGTCCGGCTGGTCGGGGAATCGACAACGCCTCCGCGATCCGTCACGAAATCGCCCTGGGAGGTGGATGGACGGGTCAAGATCGTGCTCGGCGACCATGTGTTGGTCAAGGCGGGGGGCGTTGATGCCCGTCTCAGTGGCGCCGTTGAAGTCGCCGCCACCAGCGCCAATGACCTGCGCGGCTGGGGGCGTATCAATGTTGCCCAGGGACAATATTCCGGCTACGGAGTATCGCTCAATATCGAACGCGGGACGATCCTCTTCGCCGGGGGACCGATCGACCTCCCGACCCTCGACATTCTCGCCCTGCGCACCATTGGCACCGTCAAGTCCGGGGTCCTTATCTCCGGCACCCCGCGCAGGCCGGTGATCAAGCTCTACGCCGAGCCGACTATGTCCGAGACCGATATCCTCTCCTATGTGGTGCTTGGCCGCCCCATGGATAGCGGCAGTGCCCAGATCGATCCGCTGATGACCGCCGCCGGACTGCTCCTCTCGCAGGGGGAGTCGGCCATGGTTCAGGATCGCCTCAAGCGGATGTTCGGCATCGACGTGATCGCCGTCAGCGCCGGTAACGGTGAAAATTCGATGGTCACCCTCGGTAAATACCTGACCCCCGATCTCTATCTCAGCTTCGGCAAGGCCCTCTTCGGCGAGACCAACCTGGTGCAAATGCGCTACAGGTTTTTCAAACACTGGGATCTTGAATCAAGTTTCAGCGATGAAAGTGGCGCGGACATTCACTACCAGATTGAATTTGATTGA
- a CDS encoding autotransporter assembly complex protein TamA — translation MNNHLLSRTGQILLTVTCGLLLVISPAAAAKQKSSLQLQVSGVTDELEENVTTALVLPPLLARSGRIEPRWLRRFVQQVPALVSEALKPYGYYHAQTTTSTETFNDSDKTRLNVAIVPGEPVRIKTLTITIAGPGEDELALQKLREFRPLQEGAILRQDYYEIAKGALLARCIDLGYLRAAFIRHQILLDLANNRAEIDLALDTGPLFRFGAVTISGAPNYPGNFLRRYLAFNPGQPFSYARTGQTQLNFLNSDRFRTVTVTPLTSGEEINPIPVDIILEPTARRKLRPGVGFGTDTGPRFTLQYRDLNVQQRAHELTTELMIARQRQQLTASYVLPGLHNINNQTALHLGAERDQLDTYENRIYSAEIERQKIFLNGNQGALFLRLTQEDAALEGKRTSRAQMLIPGFRWSRRKLNDELRPSSGYQYQLEVRGAHEKVVSDTTLLQTIVSASAVQRLPWSFQLIGRVKGAATLQNGTIDDIPVSLRFFTGGDRSVRGYAYQSLGPTDANGQVIGGRHLLIGSLELERNINEDWALAAFFDTGNAFNQRADFERYDGAGLAVRRYTPVGPIKLDLARTVGQPKVSYRLHFSIGFGW, via the coding sequence TTGAATAATCACCTGCTGTCCCGGACGGGACAGATCCTCCTGACGGTCACCTGCGGTCTGCTCCTTGTGATCAGTCCGGCTGCCGCTGCGAAGCAGAAATCGTCGTTGCAGCTGCAGGTTAGCGGAGTGACCGATGAGCTGGAAGAGAATGTAACCACCGCGCTGGTGCTGCCGCCGCTCCTGGCGCGGTCGGGACGCATCGAGCCGCGCTGGCTCCGGCGTTTTGTTCAACAGGTCCCCGCACTGGTCAGCGAAGCGCTCAAGCCTTACGGCTACTATCACGCCCAAACCACAACCTCGACCGAGACGTTCAATGATTCCGACAAAACCCGCCTCAATGTGGCGATCGTGCCGGGAGAACCGGTGCGGATCAAGACGCTAACGATCACCATCGCCGGGCCGGGTGAAGATGAACTTGCACTACAAAAGCTGCGCGAATTCCGCCCGCTTCAGGAGGGGGCGATCCTGCGCCAGGATTATTATGAAATCGCCAAAGGTGCGTTGCTGGCCCGCTGTATCGATCTGGGCTACCTCAGGGCGGCCTTCATTCGTCACCAGATTCTGCTCGACCTGGCGAACAACCGGGCCGAGATCGACCTGGCCCTCGACACCGGTCCGCTCTTCCGTTTCGGCGCGGTGACAATCAGCGGTGCGCCGAACTATCCGGGGAACTTTTTGCGCCGCTATCTGGCGTTTAACCCCGGTCAACCCTTTTCCTATGCCCGCACCGGCCAGACCCAGCTCAATTTTCTCAACTCTGACCGCTTTCGCACCGTCACCGTCACCCCGCTGACGAGCGGGGAGGAAATTAACCCGATTCCGGTTGATATCATTCTCGAACCGACGGCGCGACGCAAACTTCGTCCCGGGGTCGGCTTCGGCACCGATACCGGCCCGCGTTTCACCCTTCAGTACCGCGACCTCAACGTGCAGCAGCGTGCCCATGAACTGACCACCGAGCTGATGATCGCCAGGCAACGCCAGCAACTGACAGCCTCCTACGTGCTCCCTGGTTTACACAACATAAACAACCAGACCGCGCTGCACCTCGGTGCGGAACGGGACCAACTGGACACCTACGAAAACCGCATCTACAGCGCTGAAATCGAGCGGCAGAAAATCTTTTTAAACGGCAACCAGGGAGCGCTCTTTCTGCGTCTGACCCAGGAAGACGCGGCTCTCGAAGGGAAGCGAACCTCGCGGGCGCAGATGCTGATTCCGGGCTTCCGCTGGTCGCGACGGAAGCTCAACGATGAACTGCGCCCGAGCAGCGGCTATCAGTATCAGCTCGAAGTGCGCGGCGCGCATGAAAAGGTCGTCTCTGATACCACCCTGCTGCAAACCATTGTCTCCGCCAGCGCGGTGCAGCGGCTCCCCTGGTCATTCCAGCTGATCGGGCGCGTGAAAGGGGCCGCAACGCTGCAAAACGGCACGATCGACGATATTCCCGTGTCGCTGCGCTTTTTCACCGGGGGGGACCGGAGCGTGCGTGGCTATGCCTACCAGAGCCTCGGCCCCACCGACGCCAACGGTCAGGTTATCGGTGGTCGCCACCTGCTGATCGGCAGCCTGGAGCTGGAGCGCAATATCAACGAAGACTGGGCGCTCGCCGCTTTCTTCGACACCGGCAACGCCTTTAACCAGCGGGCAGATTTTGAGCGTTATGATGGTGCCGGACTGGCGGTGCGTCGTTACACCCCGGTGGGACCGATCAAGCTCGATCTGGCCCGCACCGTGGGGCAGCCGAAGGTCTCTTACCGGCTGCACTTCAGCATTGGATTCGGCTGGTGA